Proteins encoded together in one Nitrospirota bacterium window:
- the tldD gene encoding metalloprotease TldD, translating to MGELVQLTSFGLTEGEVFEALGRVKVRDVDYADLYFESCVSESVSMEESLVKRATKSVSQGVGVRATAGEKTGFAYSDELTKAALELAADTARYIANSPSGDTQISVPVNQRPTRNLYPIERAQAEVATVDRVSLLNAIDAEARRYDSRIKNVMASFNTEYKVVVIATSDGLIIGDLQPLSRLQVTCIAEENGQRQAGSFGGGGRVGFEFYHDGDRHLRFAREAAREAILNLSAVEAPAGVMPVVLGGGWPGILLHEAIGHGLEADFNRKKTSAFSHLLGKRVASDVCTIVDDGTLPGRRGSLNMDDEGTPTGRTVLIERGILRGYITDKLNARLMGIPLTGNGRRESYQSVVLPRMTNTFMLAGASDPEEIIRSVDRGLYAVSFGGGQVDITNGKFVFSASEAYMIEGGKVTRPVKGATLIGSGPDILTKVSMVGHDLKLDEGIGTCGKDGQSVPVGVGLPTIRIDEITVGGTQE from the coding sequence GATGTTGACTATGCCGACCTCTACTTTGAGTCCTGCGTGTCAGAGTCCGTTTCAATGGAGGAGTCCCTCGTCAAGCGTGCGACGAAGAGCGTGTCGCAGGGTGTGGGGGTACGAGCGACGGCTGGAGAAAAAACCGGCTTTGCCTATTCCGACGAACTGACGAAGGCGGCGCTCGAACTCGCAGCAGATACGGCTCGATACATTGCCAATTCGCCGAGCGGGGACACCCAGATATCGGTTCCGGTCAATCAACGCCCAACGAGAAATCTCTATCCAATCGAACGGGCACAAGCCGAAGTCGCCACGGTGGATCGCGTGTCCTTGTTGAATGCCATCGATGCGGAGGCGCGCCGGTATGACTCGCGTATCAAGAATGTGATGGCCTCGTTCAATACAGAGTATAAGGTCGTCGTGATCGCCACATCGGACGGGTTGATCATCGGGGATCTGCAGCCACTGTCGCGGCTGCAAGTGACCTGCATCGCAGAGGAGAATGGCCAACGACAAGCGGGCTCGTTCGGCGGGGGTGGCCGTGTCGGATTTGAGTTCTATCACGACGGTGACCGGCATTTGCGGTTTGCGCGTGAAGCGGCACGTGAAGCGATTCTCAACCTCTCTGCGGTCGAAGCGCCGGCCGGTGTCATGCCGGTCGTGCTGGGTGGAGGATGGCCCGGAATTTTGTTGCATGAAGCGATCGGTCACGGCCTTGAAGCAGACTTCAATCGCAAGAAAACCTCGGCATTCTCCCACCTCCTCGGAAAGCGGGTCGCGTCGGACGTCTGTACGATCGTGGATGATGGAACCTTGCCAGGCCGGCGTGGCTCGCTCAATATGGACGATGAAGGCACTCCGACCGGTCGTACCGTGCTCATCGAGCGCGGGATCCTGCGCGGCTACATCACTGACAAATTAAATGCGCGTCTTATGGGGATTCCCTTGACCGGCAACGGGAGGCGAGAAAGTTACCAGAGTGTGGTGCTGCCGCGAATGACGAATACCTTCATGTTGGCTGGTGCATCGGATCCTGAAGAGATCATTCGCTCGGTCGATCGTGGGCTGTATGCCGTCTCGTTCGGAGGCGGCCAGGTGGATATCACGAACGGGAAATTCGTATTTTCTGCCAGTGAAGCATACATGATCGAAGGAGGTAAGGTAACGAGGCCGGTCAAGGGGGCGACGTTGATCGGCAGCGGGCCAGACATTCTCACCAAAGTTTCGATGGTCGGACACGACCTCAAGCTTGACGAGGGCATCGGTACCTGTGGCAAGGACGGGCAGTCTGTGCCGGTGGGGGTTGGCCTGCCGACCATTCGAATCGACGAAATTACTGTAGGCGGAACGCAAGAATGA